The following coding sequences are from one Lolium rigidum isolate FL_2022 chromosome 6, APGP_CSIRO_Lrig_0.1, whole genome shotgun sequence window:
- the LOC124664770 gene encoding pectin acetylesterase 5-like yields MADTTEPLLFPAPHPKQRQPPPRSRAWGCGLTAAVLVLLLLLLAASDPPCCRLFGAPPEPVELTLLAGATEKGAVCLDGTPPGYHLQRGSGDGASKWLVHLEGGGWCSTVKDCSNRKMSALGSSNFMKPILFGGAGILGSDQQLNPDFYNWNKVYVRYCDGASFSGDTEGRAQDGSILHFRGLHIYEAVIDELMRKGLANATQALLTGCSAGGLATILHCDDFSARFPREVSVKCLADAGFFLDVKDISGVRSFWSVYDGVVHLQNVREVLPKECLANKEPTECFFPAELIKSIRTPMFILNSGYDSWQIQNVLVPVSSSPDKSWLSCKNNIRNCNSTQIQVLDGFRNSMVNNLKVVEDKGDWGMFIDSCFTHCQTLYGISWNSPISPRLGNNTIAEAVGDWYSRRRQEVKQIDCEYPCNPTCSSLLPT; encoded by the exons ATGGCGGACACGACCGAGCCGCTCCTATTCCCCGCCCCGCACCCGAAACAGCGccagcctccgccaagaagccgagCATGGGGATGCGGACTCACGGCGGCGGTTCTGGTACTTCTGCTCctgctgctggccgcctccgaccctCCCTGCTGCAGGCTGTTCGGCGCGCCGCCGGAGCCCGTCGAGCTGACCCTCCTAGCAGGTGCCACGGAGAAGGGAGCAG TGTGCTTGGACGGAACCCCGCCGGGGTACCACCTGCAGAGAGGCTCCGGCGACGGGGCCAGCAAGTGGCTCGTCCATCTAGAG GGAGGAGGTTGGTGCAGTACAGTCAAAGATTGTTCGAACCGCAAAATGTCTGCATTAGGTTCATCTAACTTCATGAAACCGATACTGTTCGGCGGCGCAGGGATCCTCGGTAGTGATCAGCAACTAAATCCCG ATTTCTACAACTGGAACAAAGTCTATGTACGGTATTGCGATGGGGCATCATTTTCTGGTGACACTGAAGGTCGGGCGCAG GATGGAAGCATACTCCACTTCAGAGGATTGCACATCTATGAAGCGGTTATTGATGAACTCATGAGGAAAGGACTTGCAAATGCTACACAG GCCCTTCTTACAGGTTGTTCTGCTGGTGGTTTAGCCACGATACTGCATTGCGATGATTTTAGCGCAAGATTTCCTCGGGAGGTTTCAGTTAAATGCCTTGCTGATGCTGGCTTTTTTCTTGACGT AAAGGATATATCTGGAGTACGGTCCTTTTGGTCTGTCTATGATGGAGTTGTTCACCTCCAG AATGTTAGAGAAGTGTTACCTAAGGAATGCCTTGCCAACAAGGAGCCAACCGAG TGTTTCTTCCCAGCTGAGCTTATAAAGAGCATCCGCACCCCTATGTTTATTCTCAACTCTGGGTATGATTCATGGCAG ATACAAAACGTCCTTGTACCAGTTTCATCCTCTCCTGATAAGTCATGGTTGAGTTGCAAGAATAATATCCGAAACTGCAATTCCACACAAATTCAAGTTCTTGATG GGTTCAGGAATTCAATGGTTAATAACCTGAAGGTTGTTGAAGATAAGGGGGACTGGGGCATGTTCATCGATTCATGTTTCACCCACTGCCAAACGCTCTATGGCATCTCTTGGAATTCACCAATCTCCCCAAGGCTTGGAAACAAC ACTATTGCAGAAGCTGTTGGAGATTGGTACTCTCGAAGGAGGCAAGAAGTGAAACAGATTGACTGCGAGTAtccgtgcaacccaacatgcagcaGTCTGTTGCCAACATAA
- the LOC124662165 gene encoding wall-associated receptor kinase 4-like: MGSSSMWMTLLLPALLAVAMSAEALTVRPGCVDRCGNVSIPYPFGIGKDCFRGDGFEISCGKDSVPLLLGTGQNMDMRVLNLSLSPYPVVRVMLPVAWKCFNSAGNTSSSVEAVIYLKPDGVHRISRDHNELVVLGCNTLGLLASGPPGNQLYTACLAFANDPSNLQDGACWGVGCCSVDLPMGLTNNIVVMGSASETKLDGCPCDYAFIVDKGYYKFQKADLTMNGSQTSMPLSLDWAIRDNGSLPWTCADAATRPGFACKSVHSECVNSNNGPGYTCNCTKGYEGNAYVDNGCTDIDECARPEDYSCHGTCENINGHYKCECRTGYDSKDAYTQSCNPKFPLPAQISIGVIGGILLLAFLSFIIIIRKERRMRHELYRRNGGPILEKASIIKLFKKEDLTPILKPSNIIGKGGFGEVYKGLIDGVWVAVKKPISGNQMESNQFANEVIIQSKVIHKNIVRLIGCCLEVDTPMLVYEFISQGSMDDILHGGAKKPLGLDARINIAAASAHGLAYMHSQANTVILHGDVKPANILLDENFMPKISDFGISRLIARDNEHAALVIGDMTYMDPVYMQSGLLTEKSDVYSFGVVILELISRKRASRPGNSSLVNRFLENHKKGKKSTELFDMEIAEGAEDLLHSLTELAIKCLDLEVDQRPTMSEVAEQLVALTRSHQV; this comes from the exons ATGGGAAGTTCATCAATGTGGATGACACTGCTGCTACCTGCGTTGCTCGCGGTGGCAATGTCGGCGGAGGCCCTCACCGTGAGGCCAGGGTGTGTGGATAGGTGCGGCAACGTCAGCATCCCCTACCCCTTTGGCATCGGCAAGGACTGCTTCCGCGGCGACGGCTTTGAGATCTCCTGCGGCAAGGACTCGGTACCGCTCTTGCTGGGCACCGGCCAGAACATGGACATGCGGGTGCTAAACCTGTCCTTGTCACCGTACCCCGTGGTCCGGGTGATGCTGCCGGTGGCGTGGAAGTGCTTCAACTCCGCCGGCAACACCAGCTCTTCCGTCGAAGCGGTGATCTATTTGAAGCCGGATGGCGTGCACCGCATCTCGAGAGACCACAACGAGCTCGTCGTCCTTGGCTGCAACACCCTCGGCTTGCTCGCGAGCGGCCCGCCTGGCAACCAGCTCTACACGGCATGCCTGGCCTTCGCCAACGACCCCAGCAACCTGCAGGACGGCGCGTGCTGGGGCGTCGGCTGCTGCAGCGTCGACCTCCCGATGGGGCTCACCAACAACATAGTCGTGATGGGCTCCGCCAGCGAAACGAAGCTGGACGGCTGTCCCTGCGACTATGCCTTCATCGTCGACAAGGGCTACTACAAGTTCCAGAAAGCCGACCTCACCATGAACGGGAGCCAGACCAGCATGCCGCTGTCACTGGACTGGGCCATCCGCGACAACGGCTCCCTGCCATGGACATGCGCTGACGCAGCGACGCGGCCGGGGTTCGCCTGCAAGAGTGTCCACAGCGAGTGCGTCAACTCCAACAATGGGCCTGGCTACACCTGCAACTGCACCAAAGGCTACGAAGGCAACGCATACGTTGACAATGGATGCACCG ACATAGACGAATGTGCACGTCCAGAAGATTATTCTTGCCACGGTACATGCGAGAACATCAACGGACATTACAAATGCGAATGTCGTACAGGTTATGACAGCAAAGACGCATATACACAATCCTGCAATCCTAAGTTCCCATTGCCTGCGCAGATTTCCATAG GTGTAATAGGTGGTATTCTTCTCTTGGCATTCCtatcattcattatcatcatccgCAAAGAGAGGCGGATGAGGCATGAGTTATACAGAAGGAATGGTGGTCCTATATTAGAAAAGGCTAGTATCATTAAGCTTTTCAAAAAAGAGGACCTCACGCCAATTTTAAAACCTAGCAATATAATTGGAAAAGGTGGATTTGGTGAAGTTTACAAGGGCCTTATTGATGGTGTATGGGTCGCGGTAAAGAAACCGATTAGTGGCAATCAGATGGAGTCTAACCAATTTGCAAATGAAGTCATCATCCAGTCTAAAGTTATCCACAAGAACATCGTTAGGCTCATAGGTTGCTGCCTAGAAGTGGACACCCCCATGTTAGTGTACGAGTTCATATCACAAGGAAGCATGGATGACATTCTTCATGGTGGGGCGAAGAAACCTCTCGGCTTGGATGCACGGATCAATATTGCGGCAGCATCAGCACACGGTCTAGCTTATATGCATTCGCAAGCCAATACCGTCATCCTACATGGTGATGTTAAGCCGGCAAATATTCTCCTGGATGAGAACTTTATGCCCAAAATCTCAGACTTTGGTATCTCAAGGTTGATTGCAAGGGACAACGAACATGCTGCTTTAGTCATCGGTGACATGACTTATATGGATCCAGTGTACATGCAATCAGGGTTGTTGACTGAAAAAAGTGATGTATACAGTTTTGGAGTGGTGATTCTAGAGCTCATCAGCAGGAAAAGGGCCAGTCGTCCTGGCAATAGCAGCTTAGTGAATAGGTTCCTTGAGAatcacaagaaggggaagaaatcaACCGAGCTATTTGACATGGAGATCGCAGAGGGAGCTGAGGACCTTCTTCATAGCTTGACAGAGCTTGCTATCAAATGTCTTGACCTTGAGGTGGATCAAAGGCCAACAATGTCTGAAGTTGCAGAGCAACTTGTCGCACTCACTCGATCCCACCAGGTCTGA